In Devosia sp. XK-2, one DNA window encodes the following:
- a CDS encoding DUF1345 domain-containing protein — protein MARAPAKSTRGGKRHQSRRKQAAPNPLRQKAIDRLMPRHAPFYVSLALGAVALLLGFWLVPNMAISIGSNVLFVVFLLSTYLKLPHLTADYLRDHAQEEDTPTGGIFLIVLIVVVASIVSLFLALSGGQEPDPWQVAASVVSVLLGWFTVQTMGALHYAYEYYQAPDTGEDGEVEGGLEFQGDSDPDGADFMYFSYTVGTSVATSDTKTTSSNMRRLVVYHLVFSHLYNTIILASAVNVMLSLGGGGSG, from the coding sequence ATGGCAAGAGCACCAGCTAAATCGACCCGCGGCGGCAAGCGCCACCAATCCAGGCGAAAGCAGGCGGCGCCCAACCCGCTCCGGCAGAAGGCGATAGATCGCCTGATGCCGCGTCACGCGCCGTTCTATGTCAGCCTCGCATTGGGGGCGGTGGCGCTGTTGCTGGGTTTCTGGCTTGTGCCGAACATGGCGATCAGCATTGGCAGCAATGTGCTGTTCGTGGTCTTCCTGCTGTCGACCTATCTGAAACTGCCGCACCTGACGGCCGACTACCTGCGAGACCATGCGCAGGAGGAGGACACGCCTACGGGGGGCATATTCCTCATCGTCCTCATCGTGGTCGTAGCCTCCATCGTTTCCCTGTTCCTGGCGCTGAGCGGCGGCCAGGAACCCGATCCCTGGCAGGTGGCGGCCAGCGTCGTGTCTGTCTTGCTGGGCTGGTTCACCGTTCAGACGATGGGCGCGCTGCATTATGCCTATGAATATTACCAGGCGCCCGATACGGGCGAGGACGGCGAGGTGGAGGGTGGCCTGGAATTTCAGGGCGACAGCGATCCCGATGGCGCTGACTTCATGTATTTTTCTTATACTGTGGGTACGTCGGTGGCGACGTCCGACACCAAGACAACCAGCAGCAATATGCGCCGGCTGGTGGTCTATCATCTGGTTTTCTCCCACCTTTACAACACGATCATCCTGGCTTCGGCGGTCAATGTGATGCTCAGTCTTGGCGGTGGAGGCAGCGGCTAG
- a CDS encoding ATP-binding cassette domain-containing protein has protein sequence MLDTGTPLVEMTDISISFGGIRAVDHASIDLRSGEVVGLLGHNGAGKSTLIKILSGAYKRDAGEIRINGETATINNPRDAKAYGIETIYQQLAVADNVDAAANLFLGREMVTSLGTLDDAAMESKAREVMGRLNPNFRRFKEPVKALSGGQRQSVAIARAILFNARILIMDEPTAALGPQETAQVGELIKQLKSEGIGIFLISHDIHDVFDLADRVVVMKNGQVVGQAKTSDVTKDEVLGMIIMGKVPPGAEPGPGAITG, from the coding sequence ATGCTGGATACCGGCACGCCACTGGTCGAAATGACCGATATCTCGATTTCCTTCGGCGGCATTCGTGCGGTCGACCATGCTTCGATCGATCTGCGCAGCGGGGAGGTCGTGGGGCTGCTCGGCCACAATGGCGCGGGCAAATCGACGCTGATCAAGATCCTCTCGGGCGCCTATAAGCGCGATGCGGGTGAAATCCGCATCAATGGCGAGACCGCGACGATCAACAATCCGCGCGACGCCAAGGCTTATGGCATCGAAACGATCTATCAGCAGCTTGCTGTGGCCGACAATGTCGATGCCGCCGCCAATCTGTTCCTGGGGCGCGAAATGGTGACATCGCTCGGAACGCTGGACGATGCTGCCATGGAGTCCAAGGCACGCGAAGTGATGGGCCGGCTCAACCCAAATTTCCGTCGCTTCAAGGAGCCGGTGAAGGCCCTTTCCGGTGGTCAGCGCCAATCCGTGGCCATTGCCAGGGCTATTCTCTTCAACGCCCGAATTCTCATCATGGATGAGCCGACCGCGGCGCTTGGCCCGCAGGAGACCGCGCAGGTGGGCGAGCTGATCAAACAGCTCAAATCCGAAGGGATCGGCATTTTTCTCATCAGCCACGACATTCACGACGTCTTCGATCTCGCCGATCGGGTCGTGGTGATGAAAAACGGCCAGGTGGTGGGGCAGGCGAAAACCTCCGATGTCACCAAGGACGAAGTGCTGGGCATGATCATCATGGGCAAGGTGCCGCCAGGTGCCGAGCCGGGGCCGGGAGCCATAACGGGCTGA
- a CDS encoding sugar ABC transporter permease: MAEQRAMSSTTHPSQMVQNPLQRFLMATEIDTRLLGMIGALAIIWVGFNFFSGGLFLTPRNLWNLSVQTASVAVMVTGMVLVIVTRNIDLSVGSILGVVGMVMGVMQTQILPVQLGLGLGHPLIWVLSLAAGLAVGVGIGALQGTIIAYLRVPAFIVTLGGYLVWRGAAWWVTAGRTVAPMDSTFQLMGGGPTGSIGALWSWVVAVIACGAIIVGLYFGRLQRQRFNFPQRPVWAEVSLAVLGCGATIAAVWVANAYPWPVRIAENFAEANGIAVPEGGLFISHGIAIPVLIAVGVGVVMTFLATRTRFGRYVYAMGGNPEAAELAGINTRWVTVKIFMLMGALCAIAAAISTARLNAATNALGTLDELYVIAAAVIGGTSLAGGVGTIAGALLGAVVMQSLQSGMVLMGIDSPLQSIVVGVVLVFAVWLDTLYRRNKH; encoded by the coding sequence ATGGCCGAGCAACGCGCCATGTCCAGCACCACACACCCGAGTCAGATGGTGCAAAATCCATTGCAGCGCTTTCTCATGGCCACGGAGATCGATACCCGTCTCCTGGGCATGATCGGTGCGCTTGCCATCATCTGGGTGGGCTTCAACTTCTTTTCCGGTGGTCTGTTTCTGACCCCGCGCAATCTGTGGAACCTGTCGGTCCAGACGGCCTCGGTTGCCGTCATGGTCACGGGCATGGTCCTGGTCATCGTGACCCGCAATATCGACCTCTCGGTCGGCTCCATTCTGGGCGTGGTCGGCATGGTGATGGGCGTCATGCAGACGCAGATCCTGCCGGTGCAGCTTGGCCTGGGCTTAGGTCATCCATTGATCTGGGTCCTGTCGCTGGCCGCGGGCCTGGCTGTCGGTGTCGGTATTGGCGCGCTGCAGGGGACGATCATCGCCTATCTGCGCGTGCCCGCCTTTATCGTTACATTGGGCGGTTATCTGGTGTGGCGTGGCGCCGCCTGGTGGGTGACCGCGGGGCGCACCGTGGCGCCGATGGATTCGACTTTCCAGCTCATGGGAGGCGGCCCGACCGGTTCGATCGGGGCGCTCTGGAGCTGGGTCGTCGCCGTCATCGCCTGTGGCGCGATCATTGTCGGTCTCTATTTTGGCCGGCTGCAGCGGCAGCGCTTCAATTTCCCGCAGCGTCCGGTTTGGGCCGAAGTTTCCCTGGCCGTGCTTGGCTGCGGTGCGACCATTGCCGCGGTCTGGGTTGCCAACGCCTATCCCTGGCCGGTCCGCATCGCCGAAAACTTCGCCGAAGCCAATGGAATTGCTGTGCCCGAGGGTGGCCTGTTCATCTCCCATGGGATCGCCATTCCGGTGCTGATCGCGGTTGGCGTTGGGGTCGTCATGACCTTCCTCGCCACGCGGACGCGGTTCGGGCGCTATGTCTATGCCATGGGAGGCAATCCCGAGGCGGCCGAACTGGCGGGCATCAATACGCGCTGGGTCACCGTCAAAATCTTCATGTTGATGGGCGCGCTCTGTGCCATTGCGGCGGCCATTTCGACGGCGCGCCTCAATGCGGCGACCAATGCGCTGGGCACGCTTGACGAGCTCTATGTCATCGCGGCCGCCGTTATCGGCGGCACATCGCTGGCGGGCGGAGTGGGCACCATTGCCGGCGCGCTGCTGGGCGCGGTGGTCATGCAGTCGCTGCAGTCAGGCATGGTGCTGATGGGCATTGATAGCCCGCTTCAATCCATTGTGGTTGGTGTGGTTCTGGTCTTCGCGGTGTGGCTGGACACGCTCTACCGCCGGAACAAGCATTAG
- the xylF gene encoding D-xylose ABC transporter substrate-binding protein: MNKFAAVLLASTVLCGAAIAQDQIVVGVSWNNFQEERWKTDEAAIKSVLEAAGAQYISADAQSSASKQLTDIESLISQGADAIIVLAQDSEAVGPAVAAAVAEGIPVIGYDRLIENPDAFYLTFDNKEVGRLQAAGVAAVQPEGNYVFIKGNSADPNADFLFEGQMEVLQAGIDAGTIKNVGEAYTDNWNPEVAQANMEQFLTANNNEVDAVVASNDGTAGGAIAALTAQGLAGAVPVSGQDGDHAALNRIALGTQTVSVWKDARELGKKAAEVALELAGGTALNEVTGVVPFAGGPKGVEMNAFFIAPVAITKDNLDVVIDAGWVSKDVVCQGVAAGSVAACN, encoded by the coding sequence ATGAACAAGTTTGCAGCAGTCCTGCTGGCATCGACCGTGCTTTGCGGCGCGGCAATTGCGCAGGATCAGATCGTGGTGGGCGTTTCCTGGAACAACTTCCAGGAAGAGCGTTGGAAAACCGATGAAGCCGCTATCAAGTCCGTACTCGAAGCGGCGGGCGCTCAGTATATTTCGGCCGACGCCCAGTCGTCTGCGTCCAAGCAGTTGACCGACATTGAAAGCCTGATCAGCCAGGGTGCCGATGCCATCATCGTTCTGGCGCAGGACAGCGAAGCGGTCGGTCCGGCCGTTGCCGCCGCCGTCGCCGAAGGCATTCCGGTGATCGGCTATGACCGCCTGATCGAAAATCCCGATGCCTTCTATCTCACCTTCGACAACAAGGAAGTGGGCCGTCTCCAGGCCGCCGGAGTCGCCGCAGTCCAGCCCGAAGGCAATTATGTCTTCATCAAGGGCAATTCGGCCGACCCCAATGCCGACTTCCTGTTTGAAGGCCAGATGGAAGTGCTTCAGGCCGGCATCGACGCCGGCACGATCAAGAATGTAGGCGAAGCCTATACCGACAACTGGAATCCGGAAGTGGCCCAGGCCAATATGGAACAGTTCCTCACGGCCAATAATAACGAAGTCGACGCTGTGGTCGCCTCCAATGACGGTACGGCTGGTGGCGCCATTGCGGCCCTGACCGCTCAGGGCCTGGCTGGCGCGGTGCCGGTTTCGGGTCAGGACGGCGACCATGCCGCGCTGAACCGTATTGCGCTGGGTACGCAGACCGTTTCGGTCTGGAAGGACGCTCGTGAGCTGGGCAAGAAGGCCGCGGAAGTGGCCCTCGAACTGGCCGGCGGTACTGCCCTTAACGAAGTCACCGGCGTCGTGCCGTTTGCCGGCGGACCGAAGGGCGTGGAAATGAACGCCTTCTTCATCGCTCCTGTCGCCATTACCAAGGACAATCTGGACGTCGTCATCGATGCTGGCTGGGTGTCCAAGGATGTGGTCTGCCAGGGCGTGGCCGCCGGTTCGGTTGCCGCGTGTAACTGA
- a CDS encoding ROK family protein: MTRHVSDSDSVRRQNRGLILSALRSGGPQSRTALAGITGLSHASVTAIMQDLLSQRVVEELTGTERADGRVRGRPATLVGFRRRAAYVALFEIDVNRLRASLVDYSGVLVDRIETGVTPRTFIETSPTDFLATYLESLRQRTPEAAGALMRIAISVQGILDRDGSGLKWSPIANLAGTSFASDLARMSGLPVTIHKRGRLLAEGTRWLDPQLHDTSVATVFVGSTVAMGLSLHGQMSGRGEDGSTEFGHMNHVPNGALCRCGMRGCIEAYASDYGILRTSYSVPETTPPAPAVPAQQFETLVQRAEAGERAVTHGFNLAGRAIGYGLSRMLAMFDPTHILIVGPGARAIDLFRPEIEAALSASLICKINGMPTILAHPDEREPIFRGLQMKTLSALDQAEIAALEAGKRL; this comes from the coding sequence TTGACGCGACACGTCAGCGATAGTGATAGCGTCCGGCGGCAAAATCGCGGATTGATCCTGAGCGCCTTGCGCTCGGGTGGACCGCAGTCGCGCACGGCCCTGGCGGGAATCACCGGCCTGAGCCACGCCAGCGTCACCGCCATCATGCAGGACCTGCTATCCCAGCGCGTTGTTGAAGAATTGACGGGTACGGAGCGCGCTGATGGACGGGTGCGCGGCCGCCCGGCCACCCTGGTCGGCTTTCGCCGGAGGGCGGCCTATGTCGCGTTGTTTGAAATTGACGTGAACCGGCTTCGCGCCTCGCTCGTCGATTATTCCGGCGTGCTGGTTGACCGCATAGAAACCGGGGTAACGCCGAGAACCTTTATCGAGACATCGCCGACCGATTTTCTCGCCACCTATCTTGAAAGCCTGCGTCAGCGCACACCCGAGGCTGCCGGCGCGCTCATGCGGATCGCTATCAGCGTGCAAGGTATCCTGGATCGGGACGGAAGCGGCTTGAAATGGTCGCCCATTGCCAATCTGGCGGGCACGTCTTTCGCAAGCGACCTGGCCCGGATGTCAGGCCTGCCGGTGACCATCCACAAGCGCGGCCGCCTTCTGGCCGAGGGCACGCGCTGGCTGGACCCGCAATTGCACGATACCAGCGTTGCAACCGTCTTCGTGGGTTCTACCGTTGCCATGGGCCTCAGCCTGCATGGGCAGATGTCCGGGCGCGGCGAAGACGGGTCCACCGAGTTCGGCCACATGAATCATGTGCCCAATGGCGCCCTGTGTCGGTGCGGCATGCGCGGATGTATCGAAGCTTATGCCTCCGATTACGGCATTTTGCGCACCAGCTACTCGGTTCCCGAAACGACACCCCCTGCCCCGGCAGTCCCGGCCCAGCAGTTCGAAACGCTGGTGCAGCGGGCCGAAGCAGGAGAACGCGCGGTCACCCATGGCTTCAACCTGGCCGGACGCGCCATCGGCTACGGATTGAGCCGCATGCTGGCAATGTTCGACCCCACCCATATTCTGATCGTCGGCCCGGGTGCGCGGGCGATTGATCTTTTTCGCCCGGAGATTGAAGCAGCCCTGTCAGCCTCGCTGATCTGCAAGATCAATGGCATGCCCACCATCCTTGCACATCCCGACGAACGAGAGCCCATATTCCGGGGTCTGCAAATGAAGACTCTGTCAGCGCTTGATCAAGCCGAAATTGCCGCATTGGAAGCCGGCAAGCGTCTCTAA
- a CDS encoding mannose-1-phosphate guanylyltransferase/mannose-6-phosphate isomerase → MSKKIIPVILAGGQGTRLWPMSRAARPKQFLPLMGPTSLFQNTLKRVHNPKLYAPPIVVTNAEYRFIVAEQAAEAEIALTSILLEPMARNTALAIAAAALHAQQRYGEDAILHILPSDHEVGVDEGYWLSVSQARDAAEAGQLVTFGITPTHPETGFGYIKSEARIGDGAQPVQSFIEKPDLQGATEMLVEGGYFWNSGMFIIGADTFLGECQKLAPDTLRAASDALARAKEDLDFIRLDEAAFSTAPSISVDYAIFEKTDKAAVVAVDFAWSDLGSWDAVWKSAQRDTSGNVTQGAVTLDSVSGSLVITDHAHVAVNGVEDVAVIATNDAIYVGRLSGAQKVGDMVKRMRADIQTAALTEVHRTAYRPWGGYSSVLNGDRFQVKRLFVKPGKKLSLQKHHHRAEHWVVVRGTAEVTVDGSISVLTENQSIYLPQGCVHRLANPGKIELELIEVQTGSYLGEDDIIRIEDEFGRL, encoded by the coding sequence GTGAGCAAGAAGATAATTCCCGTCATTCTGGCAGGCGGTCAGGGAACGCGGCTCTGGCCTATGTCTCGCGCCGCCCGGCCCAAGCAGTTTCTGCCGCTCATGGGCCCGACCAGCCTGTTTCAGAACACCCTGAAGCGGGTCCACAATCCAAAGCTTTACGCGCCGCCCATCGTTGTCACCAACGCCGAATATCGCTTCATCGTGGCCGAGCAGGCCGCCGAGGCCGAAATCGCGCTGACCAGCATTCTGCTCGAGCCGATGGCCCGGAACACTGCGCTGGCAATTGCAGCGGCTGCTCTGCATGCCCAGCAGCGCTATGGCGAAGATGCCATTCTGCACATATTGCCCTCCGATCATGAGGTCGGCGTCGACGAAGGATATTGGCTATCCGTCTCGCAGGCCAGGGATGCAGCGGAAGCCGGTCAATTGGTCACTTTTGGCATTACCCCCACCCATCCCGAAACCGGCTTTGGCTACATCAAGTCCGAGGCCCGTATCGGCGATGGCGCGCAGCCTGTGCAGAGCTTCATCGAAAAACCGGACCTGCAGGGTGCCACCGAAATGCTCGTTGAAGGCGGGTACTTCTGGAATTCGGGCATGTTCATCATCGGAGCTGATACCTTCCTCGGCGAATGCCAGAAACTGGCGCCCGATACTTTGCGGGCCGCCAGCGACGCCCTTGCTCGTGCGAAGGAAGACCTGGACTTTATCCGGCTCGATGAAGCGGCCTTTTCGACCGCTCCAAGCATTTCTGTCGACTATGCCATTTTCGAAAAGACCGACAAGGCCGCCGTCGTGGCCGTCGATTTCGCATGGTCGGACCTGGGGAGCTGGGATGCCGTTTGGAAGTCGGCGCAGCGCGACACCTCCGGCAATGTGACCCAGGGGGCTGTGACGCTCGACAGCGTTTCAGGATCCCTGGTGATCACCGACCATGCCCATGTCGCGGTGAACGGCGTCGAGGACGTTGCCGTCATCGCGACCAATGACGCGATCTATGTGGGCCGGTTGTCGGGCGCCCAAAAGGTCGGCGACATGGTCAAGCGCATGCGCGCCGATATCCAGACGGCCGCCCTGACGGAAGTTCATCGCACGGCCTATCGTCCCTGGGGCGGCTACTCCTCCGTGCTCAATGGGGACCGGTTCCAGGTCAAACGCCTCTTCGTCAAACCTGGCAAAAAGCTAAGCCTGCAAAAGCACCATCATCGCGCCGAGCATTGGGTCGTCGTACGCGGCACGGCCGAGGTCACCGTTGATGGCTCGATAAGCGTGCTCACGGAGAACCAGTCCATATACCTCCCCCAGGGATGCGTGCATCGCCTCGCCAATCCGGGCAAGATCGAGCTCGAGCTGATCGAGGTCCAGACCGGCTCTTATCTGGGCGAGGATGACATCATCCGCATAGAAGACGAATTCGGGCGCCTCTGA
- the cysN gene encoding sulfate adenylyltransferase subunit CysN produces the protein MSAIPATADNNLDLWLAQQTDKSLLRFLTCGSVDDGKSTLIGRLLYDSQLILDDQLASLKKESHNRTVGEEGIDFSLLVDGLVAEREQGITIDVAYRFFSTDKRKFIVADTPGHEQYTRNMATGASNAELALVLIDARKGVLTQTRRHSFILSLIGVKHVVLVVNKIDLVDYDQEAFERIVAEYRAFAEPLGFKTLAAVPVSALRGDNILRPSENTPWYDGEALVPYLETIEVSEDRTAQPFRFPVQWVNRPNLDFRGFSGTVASGAVSVGDEVLIASSRKPAVVSRIVTMDGDLSRAIAGQAVTLVLDREVDISRGDMLSHSGQAPDFSNQVQARLVWMNEEPAYPGRSYLLKIGTQTVPATITDLKFRTNVNTLEQTAATKIDLNEVATVTIATDKPIAFDPYAVNGLTGGFILVDRLSNATLGAGTIDFGLRRAQNLTYQSFDVNREVRAQMKGQVPRIVWFTGLSGSGKSSVANILEKRLTAEGRHAYILDGDNVRHGLNKDLGFTEAARVENIRRVAEVAKLMADAGLIVLVSFISPFEKERRLAREIAGDIDFTEVYVDTPLDVCEARDPKGLYARARAGEIKNFTGIDSPFEVPENAELVLHGADAEPDELANQLHDFLKF, from the coding sequence ATGTCCGCAATTCCTGCTACGGCCGACAACAATCTCGACCTCTGGCTTGCCCAGCAAACGGACAAGTCACTCCTGCGCTTTCTCACCTGCGGTAGCGTGGACGACGGCAAGTCCACGCTGATCGGGCGGTTGCTCTATGACAGCCAGTTGATCCTGGACGATCAGCTGGCGAGCCTCAAAAAGGAAAGCCATAACCGCACGGTTGGTGAGGAGGGGATCGATTTCTCATTGCTCGTAGACGGCCTTGTGGCCGAGCGCGAGCAGGGCATCACCATCGATGTGGCCTATCGGTTCTTCTCCACCGACAAGCGCAAGTTCATCGTCGCCGATACGCCCGGCCACGAACAATATACCCGCAACATGGCCACCGGCGCATCCAATGCCGAGCTGGCGCTGGTGCTTATCGATGCGCGCAAGGGCGTGCTGACGCAGACCAGGCGGCACAGCTTTATCCTGTCATTGATCGGGGTGAAGCATGTGGTGCTTGTGGTCAACAAGATCGACCTGGTCGATTATGACCAGGAGGCCTTCGAGCGCATTGTGGCCGAATATCGGGCCTTTGCCGAACCCCTGGGCTTCAAGACGCTGGCGGCGGTGCCGGTATCGGCGCTCAGAGGCGACAATATTCTGCGCCCGAGCGAGAATACGCCATGGTATGATGGCGAGGCGCTGGTCCCTTATCTCGAGACGATCGAGGTTTCCGAGGATCGTACGGCGCAGCCATTCCGCTTTCCAGTACAGTGGGTTAATCGACCGAACCTGGATTTTCGCGGGTTCTCGGGGACGGTGGCGTCGGGCGCGGTATCGGTTGGCGATGAGGTGCTGATCGCTTCGTCGCGCAAACCGGCTGTCGTCAGCCGTATCGTGACCATGGATGGCGACCTCAGCCGGGCAATTGCGGGGCAGGCGGTGACGCTGGTGCTGGACCGTGAGGTCGATATTTCGCGCGGCGATATGCTGTCACATTCCGGGCAGGCGCCGGACTTTTCCAACCAGGTGCAGGCCAGGCTGGTCTGGATGAACGAGGAACCGGCCTATCCGGGCCGGTCCTATCTGCTCAAGATCGGCACGCAGACGGTGCCGGCAACGATTACCGATCTAAAGTTCCGCACCAATGTGAATACGCTGGAGCAAACTGCGGCCACCAAGATCGACCTCAACGAGGTCGCCACGGTCACTATCGCGACCGACAAGCCGATCGCCTTCGACCCCTACGCGGTCAATGGTCTGACCGGCGGTTTCATTCTGGTGGATCGGCTGTCCAATGCCACATTGGGGGCAGGGACAATCGATTTCGGCCTCAGGCGCGCCCAGAATCTGACTTATCAAAGCTTCGACGTGAACCGCGAGGTTCGCGCACAGATGAAGGGGCAGGTGCCTCGCATCGTCTGGTTCACAGGGCTTTCGGGTTCGGGCAAGTCCTCGGTCGCCAATATTCTCGAGAAGCGTCTGACGGCAGAGGGCCGCCACGCCTATATTCTGGACGGCGACAATGTCCGGCATGGGCTGAACAAGGATCTCGGCTTTACCGAAGCGGCGCGCGTGGAAAACATCCGGCGCGTGGCCGAGGTGGCGAAGCTGATGGCCGATGCCGGCCTGATCGTCCTGGTATCGTTCATCTCGCCGTTCGAAAAAGAGCGGCGGCTGGCCCGCGAAATTGCCGGGGACATCGACTTCACCGAAGTCTATGTCGATACCCCGCTCGACGTTTGCGAAGCGCGCGATCCCAAGGGGCTCTATGCGCGCGCTCGCGCCGGAGAGATCAAGAACTTCACTGGTATCGATTCACCGTTCGAAGTGCCTGAGAATGCCGAACTTGTGCTCCATGGTGCGGATGCCGAGCCGGATGAACTCGCGAACCAATTGCACGATTTCCTCAAGTTTTGA
- the cysD gene encoding sulfate adenylyltransferase subunit CysD — protein sequence MDQNRLTHLQALEAESIEILREVAASFERPVMMYSIGKDSSVLLHLARKAFFPSKIPFPLLHVDTTFKFREMIAFRDRTAEEYGFDLITHTNADGVRDGINPFDHGSSRYTDIMKTAALRQALTAGQYDAAIGGARRDEEKSRAKERVFSHRNASHAWDPKNQRPELWRTFNTRLNPGESMRVFPISNWTELDVWTYIYSEQIPIVPLYFAKRRPVVERSGTLIMVDDDRLPLQPGETPREEMVRFRTLGCYPLTGAIRSDAGDLPSIIMEMQASRTSEREGRLIDSDSVGSMEKKKQEGYF from the coding sequence TTGGACCAGAATCGACTGACGCATTTGCAGGCCCTGGAGGCCGAAAGCATCGAAATCCTGCGGGAAGTGGCTGCCAGTTTTGAGCGGCCGGTCATGATGTATTCGATCGGCAAGGATTCGAGCGTGCTGCTGCATCTGGCGCGCAAGGCGTTCTTTCCGAGCAAAATTCCGTTTCCGCTGCTGCATGTCGATACGACATTCAAGTTCCGCGAGATGATCGCCTTTCGCGACCGGACGGCGGAGGAATATGGCTTCGACCTGATCACCCACACCAATGCCGACGGTGTGCGGGACGGCATCAATCCGTTCGACCACGGTTCGTCGCGCTATACCGATATTATGAAGACAGCCGCGCTGCGGCAGGCTTTGACCGCGGGGCAATATGACGCCGCAATCGGCGGGGCGCGGCGCGATGAAGAGAAGTCGCGTGCCAAGGAGCGGGTGTTCTCGCATCGCAATGCCAGCCATGCCTGGGACCCGAAAAACCAGCGTCCCGAACTGTGGCGCACGTTCAACACGCGGCTGAACCCGGGCGAGAGCATGCGGGTGTTCCCGATCTCGAACTGGACCGAGCTCGACGTGTGGACCTATATCTATTCGGAGCAAATCCCCATTGTGCCGCTCTATTTTGCAAAGCGCAGACCGGTGGTTGAGCGCTCCGGTACCCTGATCATGGTGGATGACGACCGCCTGCCGCTGCAGCCGGGTGAGACGCCGCGCGAGGAAATGGTGCGATTTCGCACTTTGGGCTGTTATCCGCTCACCGGGGCGATCCGCTCCGATGCCGGCGATCTGCCCTCGATCATCATGGAAATGCAGGCCAGCCGGACATCCGAGCGGGAAGGCCGGCTCATCGACAGCGATAGCGTGGGGTCGATGGAGAAGAAGAAGCAGGAAGGGTATTTCTGA